In Mustelus asterias chromosome 30, sMusAst1.hap1.1, whole genome shotgun sequence, a genomic segment contains:
- the LOC144480699 gene encoding uncharacterized protein LOC144480699 → MATPAPGSSEGIRVIQVKDLRETIEIETGFGETNAWMEWVKYTVQSLEKGNCYACTGSRPTPQVVPFPLGWDKEPKQMECLVKLYQHRAAWDDPTCQSLGLTFPPVRSNRESQPPVFSGVLGTHHTCVSRTGEKLDRQVGTFDRCGTIKEVNDATEEGNYSQIQVPRADLWWYCGGGILRPTLPRRWKGTCAIVQLVVPFTLAFEHSEPRGDRRAERSLSTSFDDRVYLDNIGVPRGVPDEYKARNQITAGFESLFWWVTINKNVDWINYIYYNQQRFINYTRGAVKGRAEQLDATSRMAWENRLALDMILAEKGGVCVMIGTQCCTFIPNNTAPDGSITRALEGQTTLADELAESSGVDTDLTGWLERWFGKWKGVVVSALISFIVVAGVLVALGCCVIPCIRGLTQRLIETALTKRDTLDGRVVGLHLTSEEGQGLLDAKAGNGTWDEQAGIMLEGLENTLGIKNYSA, encoded by the coding sequence ATGGCGACCCCTGCCCCGGGAAGCTCTGAGGGGATTAGGGTGATACAGGTAAAAGATCTCAGGGAAACCATTGAAATAGAAACGGGCTTTGGGGAAACGAATGCCTGGATGGAATGGGTCAAGTATACGGTCCAAAGCCTCGAGAAGGGCAATTGTTATGCATGCACGGGCAGTCGGCCGACTCCACAGGTGGTTCCCTTCCCGTTGGGATGGGATAAAGAGCCAAAACAGATGGAATGCCTGGTAAAATTATATCAGCACCGGGCGGCCTGGGATGACCCCACCTGCCAGTCCCTGGGCCTGACGTTTCCCCCTGTAAGATCCAACAGGGAATCGCAGCCCCCGGTATTTTCTGGGGTATTAGGAACACATCACACCTGTGTCTCTCGGActggggaaaaactggataggCAGGTGGGCACTTTTGACAGGTGTGGTACGATCAAGGAAGTTAATGACGCCACCGAGGAAGGGAATTATTCCCAGATCCAGGTACCCCGAGCTGACCTCTGGTGGTACTGTGGAGGGGGGATTCTGCGGCCAACGTTACCGCGAAGATGGAAAGGAACCTGTGCGATAGTCCAATTGGTTGTCCCATTCACCCTGGCATTCGAACACTCAGAACCCCGTGGAGACCGGCGAGCAGAGAGGAGTCTATCTACCTCTTTTGACGACCGGGTCTATCTGGACAACATAGGGGTCCCTAGGGGGGTTCCCGATGAGTATAAAGCTAGGAACCAGATAACGGCGGGGTTTGAGTCTCTGTTCTGGTGGGTGACCATCAATAAAAACGTGGATTGGATCAACTACATCTACTATAACCAGCAGCGATTTATTAATTACACCCGGGGTGCAGTGAAGGGAAGAGCGGAACAACTGGATGCCACCAGTAGGATGGCTTGGGAGAATAGATTAGCATTGGACATGATCttagcagagaaaggaggggtctgCGTCATGATAGGGACACAGTGTTGTACCTTTATTCCAAATAACACCGCTCCTGATGGGTCGATCACCAGAGCGCTAGAAGGACAAACGACCCTGGCTGATGAATTGGCTGAAAGCTCGGGAGTGGACACAGACCTTACCGGGTGGCTGGAAAGGTGGTTCGGGAAATGGAAAGGGGTTGTGGTATCCGCCCTCATCTCCTTTATAGTAGTAGCGGGGGTACTGGTCGCCTTAGGATGCTGTGTTATCCCTTGTATCCGGGGCCTGACCCAAAGACTTATTGAGACCGCTTTGACTAAACGTGATACCCTGGATGGACGAGTAGTAGGCCTACACTTGACGTCAGAGGAAGGACAGGGTCTCCTAGACGCCAAGGCCGGCAATGGCACCTGGGACGAACAGGCAGGCATAATGCTAGAGGGATTAGAAAATACACTAGGTATCAAAAATTACAGTGCGTAA